Proteins co-encoded in one Verrucomicrobiota bacterium genomic window:
- a CDS encoding queuosine precursor transporter, with amino-acid sequence MMTEFLYQLHSLPPEAIWVCLLVASFAAILLLHRWMGPAGLYVYMVVAIIGGNLHVLKITQFSVFPDPVALGTILFSTTFLCTDILTEYHGPSVARKGVLLGFSGLILFNLFLFAALAFRPLSEGDGPLGERSAAMQGHLEAVFLASPGILVASLAAYLVSQFNDIWVFSRLRKATNGRYLWLRNNLSTWISALVDSAVFSILAFVVFAAEPVPWKPLLFTYILGTYGLRVVVAVLDSPIVYWAKPKEH; translated from the coding sequence ATGATGACCGAGTTCCTCTATCAGCTTCATTCCCTTCCTCCTGAAGCAATCTGGGTGTGCCTGCTCGTCGCGTCATTTGCGGCAATTCTTCTTTTGCACCGGTGGATGGGACCAGCGGGACTTTACGTTTACATGGTAGTCGCCATTATCGGTGGAAATCTTCACGTCCTCAAAATTACACAATTCTCCGTTTTTCCCGACCCGGTTGCCCTCGGCACCATTCTCTTTTCGACAACGTTTCTCTGCACTGACATCCTCACCGAGTATCATGGTCCATCAGTAGCCAGAAAAGGAGTCCTGCTCGGATTCTCAGGGCTCATACTCTTCAACTTATTTCTCTTTGCGGCCCTCGCTTTTCGTCCTCTTTCGGAAGGCGATGGTCCTTTGGGGGAACGCTCCGCTGCCATGCAAGGTCACCTAGAGGCGGTCTTCCTTGCCTCCCCTGGGATCCTCGTCGCCAGCTTGGCAGCCTACCTAGTCAGTCAGTTCAACGACATCTGGGTCTTCAGTCGCCTCCGCAAGGCAACCAACGGGCGATATCTTTGGCTGAGAAACAACCTATCGACGTGGATCTCCGCTCTCGTTGACAGCGCGGTTTTCAGCATCCTCGCCTTCGTTGTTTTTGCTGCCGAACCCGTCCCTTGGAAACCTCTCCTCTTTACATACATCCTCGGAACGTATGGACTTCGTGTGGTCGTTGCTGTGCTGGACAGCCCGATCGTCTACTGGGCCAAACCAAAAGAACACTAA
- the mfd gene encoding transcription-repair coupling factor, producing the protein MKPVEFLGAITRHSGVVDSARAWVGLEWIKNQPAKPTFYVCSSMKDALERSAEIRFFEEQLSCTVSHQSLPSLVSGSEDQKSVEAEWDRATAITSLVDSPKGNPLVLFTTPEALADPVIAKRVLLSLRLSLSVGDEISPQKLAGKLAGDLGYANEPVCEQPGEFAVRGNLLDVYPVSLPHPVRIDFFGDEIESIRPFNPTNQLSHGLLEEISISPTEVREGGTEMEGTRSDGTLAEYLDGPVNWIFEEPDRLRREHPILFEKPEGWNPDQQVGAPTLSRFLERPDANNDQLFLLSEMECVLPLAEKVVDVPLITKDPEVLRPGLIRGLVGADRSAHEESTRLEFLRKLHDLDQSGASVHLVLPGKNETDRFREWLAQDELLKDFSPPISTGTLRRGAWRQINGVDSLYVTDREIFGRDRTRLERISSRALPNRTGVDSLLDFSEMVEGDYLVHLTHGICIFRGISVFEINGEPREVISLEFAEEIRISLPLTEAHLLSRYVGLRKSLPKLGKPGSGIWEKARRSAESSTLDLAAQLLEIQAKRTTSPGHAFSPDTPWQADFESSFPYQETPDQLTAIQAAKDDMELPRPMDRLVCGDVGFGKTEVAIRSAFKAVMDGKQAALMVPTTVLCQQHFQTFRDRFADFPVSVEMLSRFRSQAEQKSIRGQLKEGRIDIIVGTHSLLGRNIRFKDLGLLIIDEEHRFGVRQKEELKRMRTHVDVLSMSATPIPRTLYLALAGARDLSVIETAPRDRLPVETHVRPYSEEIIQSAIDKEIARGGQVFYLHNRVQTIRAVEKRLKIQFPRLRIAVGHGQMDEGELEQVMTDFVAGQYDLLLCTTIIESGLDIPNCNTLIIEGADRFGLSQLYQLRGRVGRFNRQAHAYLLLHRHTGILESARKRLSAIRQYNQLGAGYRIAMKDLELRGAGNLIGSEQSGEIAGVGFDLYCQLLRQSIARLKGEATATHVRAEVKIDFIDRGMGGGRTRPEGEARFEVFRRAAVEEGRIESVTAEIPALYIPESRIRVDLYRRLGLVSTREEMEALENEIRDRFGPEPKSVEILLAVTRIRVEAEYHQIQSVTTEGPLLRLKRADSEGSFVKIGSRFPRLTTKKPLSRLSEIRKILSRL; encoded by the coding sequence GTGAAACCGGTCGAATTCCTTGGAGCGATTACCCGCCACTCTGGCGTGGTAGACTCCGCCCGTGCCTGGGTGGGGCTTGAATGGATCAAGAACCAGCCTGCGAAACCTACGTTCTACGTATGTTCTTCGATGAAGGATGCGCTCGAGCGTTCTGCGGAGATCCGGTTCTTCGAGGAGCAGCTCTCCTGCACGGTCAGCCACCAGTCATTGCCGTCCTTGGTCTCTGGGTCGGAGGATCAGAAATCAGTCGAAGCTGAGTGGGACCGTGCAACCGCCATCACTTCGTTAGTCGATTCTCCCAAAGGCAATCCCCTTGTCTTATTCACTACTCCGGAGGCTCTTGCAGACCCTGTCATTGCAAAACGTGTCCTTCTATCCCTTCGGCTTTCCTTGTCCGTCGGAGACGAAATCTCGCCTCAAAAGTTAGCCGGAAAGCTAGCAGGCGATCTTGGCTACGCTAACGAACCCGTCTGTGAGCAGCCGGGTGAGTTTGCGGTGCGCGGCAATCTTCTAGATGTTTACCCGGTCAGCCTGCCGCATCCGGTCCGGATCGACTTCTTTGGGGATGAGATCGAGAGCATTCGGCCCTTCAATCCCACCAATCAACTTTCTCACGGCTTGCTAGAAGAAATCTCGATCAGTCCAACCGAAGTTCGGGAAGGCGGTACAGAGATGGAGGGTACAAGGAGTGACGGCACACTGGCAGAATACCTCGACGGGCCGGTTAACTGGATCTTCGAAGAACCCGACCGATTGCGCCGCGAACATCCGATCCTCTTTGAAAAACCTGAAGGTTGGAATCCTGACCAGCAGGTAGGAGCACCCACCCTTTCCCGATTTCTCGAACGCCCTGATGCGAATAACGATCAGCTATTCCTCCTTTCGGAAATGGAGTGTGTTCTGCCACTCGCCGAGAAAGTCGTGGATGTTCCTCTGATTACGAAGGATCCGGAGGTTCTACGCCCCGGCTTGATCCGCGGACTCGTCGGCGCTGATCGATCCGCACATGAGGAGTCCACACGGCTCGAGTTTCTTCGCAAACTGCACGACCTGGACCAATCGGGAGCGTCCGTTCATCTGGTTCTTCCCGGCAAGAACGAGACCGACCGTTTCCGCGAATGGCTTGCTCAGGATGAACTCCTCAAAGATTTTTCACCCCCAATTTCAACTGGCACTCTCCGTCGAGGAGCGTGGCGTCAAATCAACGGGGTCGACAGTCTATACGTTACGGATCGCGAGATTTTTGGCCGTGACCGGACTCGCCTCGAGAGAATTTCGTCGCGCGCCTTACCCAACCGAACAGGCGTGGACAGTCTCCTCGATTTCTCAGAGATGGTTGAGGGGGATTACCTGGTGCATCTCACCCACGGTATTTGCATCTTTCGCGGCATTTCAGTCTTTGAGATCAACGGCGAGCCAAGGGAGGTCATCTCCCTCGAATTCGCCGAAGAGATTCGCATCTCCCTCCCTTTGACGGAAGCCCACCTCCTTTCCCGCTACGTCGGTCTGCGCAAGAGCCTTCCCAAACTTGGGAAACCTGGATCAGGTATTTGGGAAAAGGCACGCCGATCGGCTGAGAGTTCGACCCTCGATCTCGCCGCTCAGCTCCTCGAAATCCAAGCGAAGCGTACGACCAGTCCCGGACATGCTTTCAGTCCGGATACTCCCTGGCAGGCCGACTTTGAATCCTCCTTTCCCTACCAGGAAACTCCGGATCAACTCACCGCCATACAAGCGGCAAAAGACGATATGGAGCTACCCCGCCCCATGGACCGACTGGTTTGCGGGGATGTTGGCTTTGGCAAAACAGAAGTGGCGATCCGCAGTGCTTTCAAAGCAGTTATGGACGGTAAGCAAGCCGCCCTCATGGTTCCGACTACAGTACTCTGTCAACAACACTTCCAGACCTTCCGAGACCGCTTTGCTGATTTTCCCGTAAGCGTGGAAATGCTCAGCCGGTTTCGTTCGCAGGCAGAGCAAAAGTCAATCCGCGGGCAACTCAAGGAGGGCCGCATTGATATCATCGTGGGCACTCACAGTCTGCTGGGTCGGAATATTCGATTCAAAGACCTTGGGCTTCTGATCATCGATGAGGAACACCGTTTTGGAGTTCGCCAGAAAGAGGAGCTCAAACGCATGCGAACCCACGTGGACGTTCTCAGCATGAGTGCAACCCCCATTCCCCGAACCCTCTACCTCGCCCTGGCCGGTGCACGGGATCTAAGCGTGATCGAAACCGCTCCCAGAGATCGACTCCCGGTAGAAACTCACGTTCGCCCCTATTCGGAGGAGATCATCCAATCCGCCATCGACAAAGAGATCGCTCGGGGCGGGCAAGTCTTCTACTTACACAACCGCGTTCAGACCATCCGGGCCGTTGAAAAAAGGCTGAAGATTCAGTTTCCCCGTCTGCGTATCGCCGTTGGTCATGGTCAGATGGATGAAGGAGAACTGGAGCAGGTAATGACCGATTTTGTCGCCGGGCAGTATGACCTCTTACTCTGCACCACAATTATTGAATCAGGACTCGATATCCCGAATTGTAACACTCTGATTATTGAAGGTGCAGATCGTTTCGGCCTGTCCCAGCTCTATCAACTCAGGGGCAGAGTAGGCCGGTTCAATCGTCAGGCACATGCCTACCTTCTCCTTCATCGCCACACGGGGATCCTCGAATCGGCTCGCAAGCGGCTTTCGGCGATCCGCCAATACAACCAGCTGGGTGCCGGCTATCGGATCGCCATGAAAGACCTCGAATTGCGCGGAGCAGGTAACTTAATCGGCTCCGAGCAAAGTGGCGAAATTGCTGGAGTCGGTTTTGACCTCTACTGCCAACTCCTGCGCCAGAGCATAGCCCGTCTTAAGGGGGAAGCCACTGCCACTCATGTGAGGGCTGAAGTAAAAATCGATTTCATTGACCGCGGAATGGGTGGTGGACGAACACGCCCTGAGGGCGAGGCTCGATTCGAAGTCTTCCGCAGAGCCGCCGTGGAGGAAGGCCGTATCGAATCCGTCACCGCTGAGATCCCCGCACTCTACATTCCAGAGTCCCGTATCCGAGTCGATCTCTACAGGCGACTCGGCCTCGTTTCTACGAGAGAAGAAATGGAGGCTTTGGAAAACGAGATCCGTGATCGATTCGGTCCTGAACCGAAGTCAGTTGAAATCCTTCTCGCTGTCACGCGGATCCGAGTGGAAGCGGAATATCATCAAATCCAAAGTGTCACGACCGAAGGTCCACTTCTGCGCCTAAAAAGGGCCGACTCTGAGGGTTCCTTCGTCAAAATCGGCTCGCGCTTTCCCCGCCTGACGACCAAAAAGCCGCTTTCCAGATTGTCTGAAATCCGTAAGATACTCTCACGTCTATGA
- a CDS encoding VOC family protein, with protein MSENVSVTVPSVTISLTTKDSNEALDFYAKGFEAVELYRLPSPDGGIAHAEMAIKGTKIYISDEDDDFKAYAMPEGAMASCLFSVESGNCDEDYERAIAAGATSLSAPEDQFYGARTAIVLDPFGYRWCFVQVIEVISDEEVAKRAQELFGG; from the coding sequence ATGTCAGAAAACGTTTCCGTCACCGTCCCCTCAGTTACTATCTCGCTCACAACGAAAGACTCTAATGAGGCGTTGGATTTTTACGCGAAAGGCTTTGAGGCGGTTGAGCTCTACCGTTTACCAAGTCCCGACGGCGGAATCGCCCATGCGGAAATGGCGATCAAGGGCACCAAGATCTACATCTCCGATGAAGACGATGATTTTAAGGCGTATGCTATGCCGGAAGGAGCCATGGCGAGTTGCCTTTTCAGTGTAGAGAGCGGGAATTGTGATGAGGACTACGAGCGGGCGATTGCTGCGGGAGCGACCTCGCTCAGTGCGCCCGAGGACCAATTCTACGGTGCACGAACTGCGATCGTTTTGGATCCTTTTGGCTATCGTTGGTGCTTTGTTCAGGTGATTGAAGTGATTTCCGATGAGGAAGTCGCCAAACGGGCACAGGAATTGTTTGGCGGGTAA
- the typA gene encoding translational GTPase TypA, producing MNANDIRNVAIIAHVDHGKTTLVDQLLRQGGAFRENQVVSERVMDSMDLEKEKGITIKAKNTAILHQDCLVNIVDTPGHADFGAEVERVMKMVDGVILLVDAYEGPQAQTRFVLKKALAAGLAPVVVINKVDRENARPEYVHDKVLELFLELDATEEQFNCPFLYASARDGWASEKIDGPRESMDPLFSIIREQIPPPEVESGEFRMLVSNIDWNDFVGRIAVGRILSGKILQGESIYEINASGQPKKGKITKLFTYTGITTEDAPEGVAGDVVGLAGFENIGIGDTLAADPDAEPLPFVAIDPPTIQMEFSVNDGPFAGREGKKVTSRQIRERLVRETQSNISIRIEDGADGGSFLVTARGAMQISVLLETMRREGFEVLVSRPTVVYEERDGKVFEPFETLWVELPESDLGGIIEAINRRKGQVTNLDHHASGVTVEAEIPTRGLIGLETDLVNLTSGNGVMSHLFLEYRPTVGPIDLRTTGTLVSMDQGSVMAYALDTLQQRGRLFVAPGEDVYPGQVVGENPRKHDLPVNPTKAKQLDNMRSSGEGKGIMLSPPVRFSLERALEYIAPDELVEVTPTSLRMRKRLLDANERRKAEKRTAS from the coding sequence ATGAACGCGAATGATATCCGTAACGTAGCTATAATTGCCCATGTCGATCATGGGAAAACGACCTTGGTCGACCAACTGTTGCGACAGGGCGGTGCGTTTCGGGAGAATCAGGTAGTTTCCGAACGGGTCATGGATTCGATGGATCTTGAGAAGGAGAAGGGAATCACGATCAAGGCGAAGAACACGGCGATTCTGCACCAGGATTGCCTTGTCAACATCGTCGACACTCCAGGACATGCAGATTTCGGGGCGGAAGTTGAGCGGGTCATGAAGATGGTCGACGGAGTGATTCTTTTGGTGGATGCCTACGAGGGTCCGCAGGCGCAGACTCGTTTCGTGCTCAAGAAGGCGCTTGCGGCCGGGCTCGCTCCGGTGGTGGTCATCAACAAAGTGGACCGCGAAAATGCTCGGCCGGAATACGTGCACGATAAGGTGCTGGAGCTATTCCTGGAACTCGATGCGACAGAGGAGCAGTTCAACTGTCCGTTCCTCTACGCGAGTGCCCGCGATGGCTGGGCGAGTGAAAAGATTGACGGCCCAAGGGAGTCAATGGACCCGCTTTTCTCGATCATCCGTGAACAGATTCCCCCTCCCGAGGTAGAGTCGGGTGAGTTTCGCATGTTGGTGAGTAATATCGATTGGAACGACTTTGTCGGCCGTATCGCGGTTGGCCGCATTTTGAGCGGAAAGATCCTGCAGGGTGAATCGATCTATGAAATCAACGCTTCCGGTCAGCCGAAAAAGGGAAAGATAACGAAGCTTTTTACTTACACCGGTATTACTACCGAAGATGCACCAGAAGGAGTGGCGGGAGATGTCGTTGGCTTGGCAGGTTTTGAGAATATCGGGATCGGAGATACGCTTGCGGCCGACCCGGATGCAGAGCCTTTGCCGTTTGTGGCAATCGATCCGCCAACAATCCAGATGGAGTTTTCCGTGAATGATGGACCTTTCGCGGGACGGGAGGGGAAGAAAGTGACCTCACGCCAGATTCGAGAACGTTTGGTCCGGGAGACTCAGTCGAACATTTCGATCCGAATCGAAGACGGAGCCGATGGAGGATCCTTTCTGGTCACGGCGCGTGGGGCGATGCAGATTTCCGTTTTACTCGAAACGATGAGGCGGGAGGGTTTCGAAGTGTTGGTTTCCCGTCCAACGGTGGTTTATGAAGAACGGGATGGGAAGGTCTTTGAGCCCTTTGAAACTCTGTGGGTGGAGCTTCCAGAGTCGGACCTCGGCGGAATTATAGAGGCGATCAACCGGCGAAAGGGCCAGGTCACAAACCTCGATCATCACGCATCTGGAGTGACCGTAGAAGCCGAGATTCCGACTCGGGGTCTGATCGGGTTAGAGACCGACCTCGTCAATTTGACCAGTGGTAACGGTGTGATGAGCCATCTCTTCCTCGAGTATCGCCCTACCGTAGGCCCCATTGATCTGCGGACCACGGGCACCTTGGTCTCGATGGACCAAGGGTCGGTCATGGCGTATGCGTTGGATACGCTTCAGCAGCGGGGGCGACTTTTTGTGGCACCCGGTGAGGATGTCTATCCGGGGCAGGTCGTTGGTGAGAATCCCCGAAAGCACGATCTTCCGGTCAATCCGACCAAGGCGAAGCAGCTCGATAACATGCGGAGTAGCGGGGAGGGCAAAGGGATCATGCTCTCGCCTCCGGTGCGCTTTAGCCTCGAGCGGGCTCTTGAATACATCGCTCCCGACGAACTCGTCGAAGTGACCCCGACCTCTCTACGCATGAGAAAGCGCCTTCTCGATGCGAACGAGCGGCGCAAGGCCGAGAAGCGGACGGCATCTTGA
- a CDS encoding peptidyl-prolyl cis-trans isomerase yields MNAFAATFRLTPLLWTLLALPLAAQNQVAELWAEDRPNGIAAKVEGEIITFEEIRQEMAPLMQQVYRGSANEEDLRRNMKKLERDVLQNLIDQILIVKEFQAKEMTIPKSYLEGEFNDVIQEDFNGERDRFLTYLRSRDKTVRDFRTELEDKIIVQVMKQQMRRNQAEISPEMIKTFYDENENQFQRETEIALFQITLNPEPGGPEVEEKVETVVTLLGDGTSFQEIAKQWSDDGLARRGGSLGWVERSDLREELSDVAFALEVGEVSEPVPFQQSTLFFFVEEVRDEGTIPLPEVRDVIEEILSDKIAREAQESWLQRLREKAYVEYFI; encoded by the coding sequence ATGAACGCGTTCGCTGCAACTTTCCGACTCACTCCACTTCTGTGGACACTTTTAGCACTGCCTCTAGCGGCACAAAATCAGGTAGCCGAACTCTGGGCCGAAGACCGCCCCAATGGTATCGCGGCTAAAGTAGAGGGTGAGATCATTACCTTTGAGGAAATTCGTCAGGAAATGGCGCCACTGATGCAGCAGGTCTATCGCGGTTCCGCCAACGAAGAAGATCTAAGACGGAACATGAAGAAACTCGAACGGGACGTTCTTCAAAACCTCATCGACCAGATCCTCATCGTGAAGGAATTTCAGGCCAAGGAAATGACGATCCCGAAATCCTATCTGGAAGGCGAATTCAACGATGTCATCCAGGAGGACTTCAACGGTGAACGGGATCGGTTTTTGACCTACCTTCGTAGCCGCGACAAAACCGTCCGCGATTTCCGAACCGAACTGGAGGACAAGATTATTGTTCAGGTCATGAAGCAACAGATGCGGAGGAATCAAGCAGAGATCAGCCCGGAGATGATTAAGACTTTCTACGACGAGAACGAAAACCAATTCCAGCGGGAGACCGAAATTGCCCTTTTCCAAATTACCCTCAATCCGGAACCGGGCGGTCCTGAAGTAGAGGAAAAGGTGGAGACGGTAGTGACCCTGCTTGGCGACGGAACCTCTTTTCAAGAAATCGCGAAACAGTGGAGTGACGACGGGCTAGCCCGCCGGGGAGGCAGCCTCGGCTGGGTGGAACGAAGCGACCTGCGGGAAGAATTATCTGACGTTGCCTTCGCGCTCGAGGTCGGTGAAGTCAGCGAACCCGTGCCTTTCCAGCAAAGCACCCTTTTCTTTTTCGTCGAAGAAGTCCGTGACGAAGGGACCATCCCTCTTCCGGAAGTGCGAGACGTGATCGAGGAAATTCTCTCTGACAAAATCGCTCGTGAGGCTCAGGAAAGTTGGCTCCAGCGTCTCAGGGAAAAAGCCTACGTCGAATATTTTATTTAG
- a CDS encoding transposase, whose amino-acid sequence MKSESDDLLEAQKDRLKIRENLLDNGIGECQLRDPIVRQEVLKVVQTMPTKVWTLVIMPNHLHCLISLNESRTLSSTLQTLKGISARRVNQKLKRSGSFWAKDYFDRIVRDRSHFFRCARYIRRNPQKAALGTTEFTLWESGYVSKLLTGAR is encoded by the coding sequence TTGAAATCGGAATCAGATGATCTCCTCGAAGCCCAGAAGGATCGTCTTAAAATCCGTGAAAATCTCTTAGACAATGGAATCGGGGAATGCCAACTGCGTGATCCCATCGTCCGTCAAGAGGTTCTCAAAGTCGTCCAAACGATGCCTACAAAAGTCTGGACTCTCGTAATCATGCCGAATCACTTGCACTGTCTAATATCCCTGAATGAAAGCCGGACTCTTTCTTCTACTCTCCAAACGCTAAAAGGGATATCCGCACGAAGGGTGAACCAGAAGCTCAAACGCTCAGGCTCCTTTTGGGCGAAGGACTATTTTGATCGAATCGTCAGAGATAGATCCCACTTTTTCCGCTGTGCACGCTACATACGGAGGAACCCTCAAAAGGCAGCTTTAGGAACAACCGAGTTCACGCTGTGGGAAAGTGGGTATGTCTCAAAACTCCTAACCGGAGCTCGCTAA
- a CDS encoding mechanosensitive ion channel domain-containing protein, whose protein sequence is MNHLFSFAYVSVDNLDNLLADWLIKLALAVAIFFIGKWIAKIVKGLFLKVCEKREIDASLSRFVASIIYYLILTFVVVAALSKLGIPTTSMVAIVGAAGLAVGLALQGCLSNFAAGVMILLFRPFKTGDVIDGGGVLGIVQGVDMLTTEVKSFDGKMMIVPNGKFLDSVITNINAYGMRRVDIDFSISYDDDVDEARKLVLDILQSDERVKDDPAVMIALLNYGDSSIDMVARAWVDCADFGGVLFENREKVKKVFDANGITIPFPQREIRILKEDEEAAS, encoded by the coding sequence ATGAATCATCTCTTCTCATTCGCCTACGTTTCTGTGGATAATCTCGACAATCTCCTTGCAGATTGGCTCATCAAGCTAGCTCTCGCTGTAGCGATTTTCTTCATCGGGAAGTGGATCGCCAAGATCGTCAAAGGACTGTTCCTTAAAGTCTGCGAGAAACGAGAAATTGATGCCTCCCTTTCCCGCTTCGTCGCGAGCATCATTTATTATCTTATCCTGACCTTTGTTGTCGTTGCCGCGCTAAGCAAACTAGGCATTCCCACCACTTCTATGGTGGCGATCGTCGGTGCTGCCGGTCTAGCCGTTGGCCTGGCACTTCAAGGTTGCCTTTCCAACTTTGCGGCTGGGGTCATGATTCTTCTGTTCCGCCCCTTCAAGACCGGCGATGTGATCGACGGTGGTGGAGTTCTTGGAATCGTTCAGGGAGTCGACATGCTCACGACTGAGGTAAAGAGCTTCGACGGCAAGATGATGATCGTACCGAACGGCAAATTTCTCGATAGCGTAATCACCAACATCAACGCCTACGGTATGCGGCGAGTCGACATAGACTTCTCTATCAGTTATGACGATGACGTTGACGAAGCTCGTAAGCTAGTGCTCGACATTCTTCAATCCGACGAGCGCGTAAAGGACGACCCAGCGGTGATGATTGCCCTTTTGAATTACGGCGACAGCTCCATCGATATGGTCGCTCGGGCCTGGGTAGACTGCGCAGACTTTGGCGGAGTCCTTTTCGAGAACCGCGAGAAGGTGAAGAAGGTATTCGACGCCAACGGAATTACGATCCCCTTCCCACAGCGCGAGATTCGGATTCTCAAGGAAGACGAGGAAGCGGCTTCCTGA